A region from the Paraburkholderia youngii genome encodes:
- a CDS encoding LysR substrate-binding domain-containing protein, translating to MRAKHFHLTDLESANLLVRERGSGTRVAIGRLVEAAWLKLHDASELSSNDAIKPLVEAGLVAFLSLHACALEMQAGLLARLPVPSTPIERAWHVANMSEWRLPQVTNARREFLMQSRAAVAGLTSPPEIHRRARAAVTPLLPVCR from the coding sequence ATGCGCGCAAAGCATTTTCACCTGACCGATCTCGAGTCGGCGAACCTGCTCGTCAGGGAGCGCGGCTCGGGTACGCGTGTCGCGATTGGACGTCTTGTCGAAGCGGCCTGGTTGAAGCTGCATGACGCGTCCGAGCTATCGAGCAATGACGCGATCAAGCCGCTCGTCGAAGCGGGACTCGTGGCGTTCCTTTCGCTGCACGCGTGTGCGCTCGAGATGCAGGCGGGACTCCTGGCGAGGCTTCCCGTGCCGTCTACACCGATTGAGCGAGCGTGGCATGTCGCGAATATGTCGGAGTGGCGCCTGCCTCAGGTCACCAACGCGCGCCGGGAGTTCCTGATGCAGTCGAGGGCCGCCGTAGCAGGCCTGACTTCGCCACCGGAAATACACAGGCGGGCGAGAGCCGCCGTTACGCCACTTCTGCCAGTATGCCGCTGA
- a CDS encoding ABC transporter permease, with protein MHSKAERRRSPALLQRPGVAKAMAPCVVGILMLLVWEGWCALFKVPVYLVPAPHDIALQLVADGPMLVMSLLATLKITLLAFALATVLGVAVALLFAQSPLIEASFFPYAILLQVTPVVAIAPLIIIWVKDTTFALVICATLVALFPIISNTALGLRSVNPGLVSLFRINRATRWQTLLRLRIPSALPYFFGGLRISSGLSLIGAVVAEFVAGTGGSGSGLAYQILQAGFQLNIPRLFAALFLITLTGVVLFGITVWVARIGLRGWHESEL; from the coding sequence ATGCATTCGAAAGCCGAGCGCCGGCGCAGCCCTGCGCTGTTACAGCGGCCCGGCGTGGCGAAGGCGATGGCGCCCTGTGTCGTCGGCATATTGATGCTGCTGGTCTGGGAAGGCTGGTGCGCGCTCTTCAAGGTGCCGGTGTATCTCGTGCCCGCGCCGCACGACATCGCGCTGCAATTGGTCGCCGATGGTCCGATGCTCGTCATGAGTCTTCTCGCGACGCTCAAGATCACGCTGCTCGCCTTCGCACTCGCAACAGTCCTGGGCGTGGCGGTCGCACTGCTGTTCGCGCAAAGTCCGCTGATCGAGGCGAGCTTTTTTCCTTACGCGATCTTGCTGCAGGTCACGCCAGTTGTCGCGATTGCGCCGCTGATCATCATCTGGGTGAAGGACACGACGTTCGCGCTCGTGATCTGCGCGACGCTCGTCGCGTTGTTCCCTATCATCTCGAACACCGCACTCGGCTTGCGCAGCGTTAATCCGGGCCTTGTCAGCCTGTTTCGCATCAATCGCGCGACACGCTGGCAGACGCTTTTGCGTCTGCGCATCCCGAGCGCGCTGCCGTATTTCTTCGGCGGCTTGCGGATTTCGAGCGGACTTTCGCTGATCGGTGCGGTCGTCGCGGAGTTCGTCGCGGGAACCGGCGGCAGCGGCTCGGGTCTGGCTTATCAGATTCTGCAGGCGGGATTCCAGTTGAACATTCCGCGCCTTTTTGCGGCGCTCTTTCTGATCACGCTCACGGGCGTGGTGCTGTTCGGCATCACCGTGTGGGTCGCGCGCATCGGCTTGCGCGGCTGGCACGAGAGCGAACTCTGA
- a CDS encoding acyltransferase family protein — protein MQKGRVAALDAGRALAIVGVVAVHLSFQFPNLPGGVTLLAQMGQYGVQLFFVISAITIFMTLEMDHERCAGAGHVTLRFYIKRFFRIAPLYYAAIAVYGLISYGAMRSGIERAWILGAHGPMDVLLNMVFLHALSPTAINNVVPGGWSIGVEMLFYLIAPLLFFLAMNRTRLLLATILMLGLSLAVLSMSDCNGTLECNVANNTFSYFWPPVQGPCFIVGMWAWYAFRSHLLGASDLTGRVSWLYLLLALGFALVTAALGVWLDKANALAPVFAACSAVAFLLFVCSRHARKERERGHAAPSMPLVRRCAAALGRESYGIYLWHFICVYMTFHFFDGLFGEESGETSLMLFGATLIAVLFVSYGLSRVSDRLIQGRATRLSKRLLATVDRRFHLTTERL, from the coding sequence ATGCAGAAGGGACGTGTTGCCGCGCTCGATGCAGGCCGGGCGCTTGCGATCGTCGGGGTCGTTGCAGTACACCTGTCGTTTCAGTTTCCCAATTTGCCGGGAGGCGTAACACTGCTTGCGCAAATGGGCCAGTACGGCGTGCAGCTTTTCTTCGTGATCAGCGCGATCACGATCTTCATGACGCTCGAAATGGATCACGAGCGTTGCGCGGGCGCGGGTCACGTCACGCTGCGCTTCTATATCAAGCGCTTCTTTCGTATCGCGCCCTTGTATTACGCGGCGATCGCGGTCTATGGCCTCATCAGCTACGGCGCGATGCGCTCAGGCATCGAGCGTGCATGGATTCTGGGCGCGCATGGCCCGATGGACGTATTGCTCAACATGGTCTTCCTTCATGCGCTGTCGCCGACCGCGATCAACAACGTCGTGCCGGGCGGCTGGTCGATCGGTGTGGAGATGCTTTTCTATCTGATCGCGCCGTTGCTGTTCTTTCTGGCGATGAACCGCACGCGCCTGTTGCTGGCCACCATCCTGATGCTGGGCCTGTCGCTCGCGGTACTGTCGATGAGCGATTGCAACGGCACGCTCGAATGCAATGTGGCCAACAATACGTTCAGCTACTTCTGGCCGCCGGTACAGGGGCCGTGCTTCATCGTCGGCATGTGGGCGTGGTACGCGTTCCGCTCGCATTTGCTCGGCGCATCCGATCTGACCGGGCGCGTGTCGTGGCTCTATCTGTTGCTTGCGTTGGGCTTCGCGCTCGTCACGGCCGCGCTCGGTGTATGGCTCGACAAGGCAAATGCGCTCGCGCCTGTATTCGCCGCGTGCAGTGCGGTGGCGTTCCTGCTGTTCGTGTGCTCGCGCCATGCCCGCAAGGAACGCGAGAGAGGGCATGCGGCGCCGAGCATGCCCTTGGTTCGACGCTGCGCCGCGGCCCTCGGGCGCGAAAGTTATGGCATTTATCTCTGGCACTTCATCTGCGTCTATATGACCTTTCATTTCTTCGACGGACTGTTCGGCGAGGAGAGCGGCGAGACGTCGCTCATGCTTTTCGGGGCGACGCTGATTGCAGTGCTGTTCGTGTCCTACGGTCTGTCGCGCGTGTCGGACCGGCTGATTCAGGGGCGCGCCACGCGCCTGTCGAAGCGCCTGCTCGCCACGGTCGACCGGCGCTTTCATTTGACGACCGAGCGCCTATGA
- a CDS encoding aromatic ring-hydroxylating dioxygenase subunit alpha: MLVTRQKVLRRFWYAVMPISQLDEGPQPFTLLNEPIVLWKGAGGKPHALRDRCCHRTAKLSKGFVDADGNIACGYHGWTYDCSGKCVRIPQNAGGEIPSRAIVQSYRCEERYGYAWVALDDPLQPIPEFAEENAPGYRRILQFYEQWNTSALRMMENSFDNSHFSFVHKSNFGLFDNPKPSKYEFRPNEWGFEAETRVPIRNPQASFRITGTTDDITERHLMNRWYVPFARRFGCMYPASGVHHIIYNCATPIDDRTMMLVQWLYRNDTEAQCSTQELIDWDRPITDEDREILEATDYDACIDVRRQQECHMASDQPGLLMRRMLLELLEGHGEHEVFRIDTEEA; the protein is encoded by the coding sequence ATGCTGGTCACACGTCAGAAAGTCTTGCGCCGCTTCTGGTACGCGGTCATGCCGATCTCGCAACTGGACGAAGGTCCGCAGCCGTTCACGCTGCTTAACGAACCGATCGTCCTGTGGAAAGGCGCGGGCGGAAAACCGCATGCGCTGCGCGACCGCTGTTGCCATCGCACGGCGAAGCTGTCGAAGGGATTCGTCGATGCCGATGGCAACATCGCCTGCGGCTATCATGGCTGGACCTACGACTGCAGCGGCAAGTGCGTGCGCATTCCGCAAAACGCGGGCGGCGAGATTCCCTCGCGCGCGATCGTGCAGTCGTATCGCTGCGAGGAGCGCTACGGTTACGCGTGGGTTGCGCTCGACGATCCGCTGCAGCCGATTCCCGAATTTGCCGAGGAAAACGCACCGGGCTACCGGCGCATCCTGCAGTTCTACGAACAGTGGAACACGAGCGCGCTGCGCATGATGGAGAATTCGTTCGACAACTCGCACTTCAGCTTCGTGCACAAGTCGAACTTCGGTCTCTTCGACAATCCGAAGCCATCGAAGTACGAGTTCCGTCCGAACGAATGGGGCTTTGAGGCCGAGACGCGCGTGCCGATCCGCAACCCGCAAGCGAGCTTCCGGATCACGGGCACCACCGACGACATCACCGAGCGCCATCTGATGAACCGATGGTACGTGCCGTTCGCGCGGCGCTTCGGCTGCATGTATCCGGCAAGCGGCGTGCATCACATCATCTACAACTGCGCAACGCCGATCGACGACAGAACGATGATGCTCGTGCAATGGCTCTATCGCAACGACACCGAAGCGCAATGTTCGACCCAGGAGCTGATCGACTGGGACCGGCCGATCACCGATGAAGACCGCGAGATTCTCGAAGCCACCGACTACGACGCGTGCATCGACGTGCGCCGCCAGCAGGAATGCCACATGGCATCCGATCAGCCCGGACTGCTGATGCGCCGCATGCTGCTCGAGCTACTCGAAGGGCATGGCGAGCACGAAGTGTTCCGCATCGATACAGAGGAGGCATGA
- the fusA gene encoding elongation factor G → MRYSPDMIRTIALAGHAGSGKTSLVEALLYHGGALHAPGSVARGTTVCDFEPLERKYHHSLNSTVTHLHYRDTRIYLLDTPGYPDFSGPSFSALPAVETVAIVINAQTGIGMTTRRMMNWASERKLCRMIIVNGIDEEKVDLPALLAQIQQTFGRECLPVNLPAQHGRQVVDCFFNPAGDADFLSVEAAHSALVDQVIELDPELMELYLEQGEAIRPEQLHEPFERALREGHLVPVCFTSATNGAGIEALLDVFVRLLPNPLEGNPPQFYRDAGSHKEVVRAEPAADKHVLAHTFKIVIDPYIGKIAVFRIYQGTIERDSLLYIGDRRQPFRVAHLLMLQGKEHVEVLRAGPGDICAVAKADDVGLDAVLHDAADDGNIHLVPPDLPTPIYGLAIEPARPGHEQRLWEALQKLSAEDPCLHIEREASTNETVVRGLGELHLRYMLERLSDQYKLEVVTRPPKIAYRETIGASAEGHCRHKKQSGGAGQFGEVMLRVEPLPRGAGFEFVDAVKGGAIPGQFIPAVEKGILQVIESGPLAGVPMQDVRVTVVDGKSHSVDSKEVAFVTAGRKAFIDAVLKAQPIVLEPIVDIEVTTPEPAMGEIIGDLSSRRGQVHGSRPSAGNAVVVAGQVPLAELNHYQSRLNAIAGGHGSYSIELSHYAPVPAATQESLVAQHKKRSDTVQP, encoded by the coding sequence ATGCGCTATAGCCCCGATATGATCCGCACCATCGCTCTGGCCGGGCATGCCGGCAGCGGCAAGACCTCGCTTGTGGAAGCGCTGCTGTACCACGGCGGCGCGCTCCATGCGCCCGGCAGCGTCGCGCGAGGGACTACGGTCTGCGATTTCGAACCGCTCGAGCGGAAGTATCACCACTCGCTCAACTCCACCGTCACGCACCTTCATTACCGCGACACTCGCATCTATCTGCTCGATACGCCCGGTTACCCCGACTTTTCCGGGCCGTCGTTCAGTGCGCTGCCGGCCGTCGAGACGGTCGCCATCGTCATCAATGCGCAGACCGGCATCGGAATGACCACCCGGCGCATGATGAATTGGGCGAGCGAACGTAAGCTTTGCAGAATGATCATCGTGAATGGTATCGATGAAGAAAAGGTCGACCTTCCAGCGCTACTCGCGCAAATCCAGCAAACCTTCGGCAGGGAATGCCTGCCTGTCAACCTGCCGGCGCAGCACGGCCGCCAGGTGGTGGACTGCTTTTTCAACCCTGCTGGAGACGCCGATTTCCTGTCCGTTGAAGCTGCGCACAGTGCGCTGGTCGATCAGGTGATCGAACTCGACCCGGAGCTGATGGAGCTATACCTGGAGCAAGGCGAGGCGATCCGCCCGGAGCAGTTGCACGAGCCTTTCGAGCGTGCGCTGCGCGAGGGCCATCTGGTGCCGGTGTGTTTCACCTCGGCGACCAATGGCGCCGGCATCGAGGCTCTCCTCGATGTGTTTGTCCGGCTCCTGCCCAATCCGCTGGAAGGCAACCCGCCGCAGTTCTACCGCGACGCCGGCTCCCACAAGGAAGTCGTGCGTGCCGAACCCGCCGCCGACAAGCACGTGCTGGCCCACACCTTCAAGATCGTGATCGACCCTTACATTGGCAAGATCGCCGTGTTCCGCATCTATCAGGGGACGATCGAGCGCGATAGCCTGCTGTATATCGGCGACAGGCGGCAGCCGTTCCGGGTCGCCCATCTGTTGATGTTGCAGGGCAAGGAGCACGTCGAGGTCCTGCGAGCCGGTCCCGGCGATATCTGCGCGGTGGCCAAGGCCGACGACGTCGGCCTCGATGCCGTGCTACACGACGCGGCCGACGACGGCAACATTCACCTCGTCCCGCCGGACTTGCCGACGCCCATCTATGGTCTCGCGATCGAGCCGGCGCGCCCGGGCCACGAGCAGCGGCTGTGGGAAGCACTGCAGAAGCTGAGCGCGGAAGACCCGTGTCTACACATCGAACGCGAGGCGAGCACCAACGAGACCGTGGTGCGAGGCCTCGGCGAGTTGCATTTGCGCTATATGCTGGAGCGTCTGTCCGACCAGTACAAGCTCGAAGTCGTGACACGGCCGCCGAAAATCGCCTATCGCGAGACCATCGGCGCAAGCGCCGAGGGACACTGCCGCCACAAGAAGCAATCCGGTGGCGCCGGGCAGTTTGGTGAAGTGATGCTGCGCGTGGAGCCGCTGCCGCGAGGCGCGGGGTTCGAATTCGTCGACGCTGTCAAGGGCGGCGCCATCCCTGGCCAGTTCATTCCCGCCGTGGAAAAAGGTATTCTTCAGGTGATAGAAAGCGGGCCTCTTGCCGGTGTCCCGATGCAGGACGTGCGGGTCACGGTCGTCGACGGCAAGAGCCATTCGGTCGACTCAAAAGAGGTGGCATTCGTCACCGCCGGGCGCAAAGCCTTCATCGATGCGGTGCTCAAAGCCCAGCCCATCGTGCTCGAACCTATCGTGGATATCGAGGTAACAACGCCAGAACCGGCAATGGGCGAAATAATCGGCGATCTGTCGTCGCGGCGCGGCCAGGTTCATGGCTCCCGCCCGTCCGCCGGGAACGCCGTGGTCGTCGCAGGACAGGTGCCGCTTGCCGAGCTCAACCACTATCAGTCGCGTCTGAACGCGATCGCCGGTGGACACGGCAGCTACAGTATCGAACTCAGCCATTACGCGCCGGTGCCCGCTGCCACGCAGGAATCGTTGGTGGCGCAGCACAAAAAACGAAGCGACACGGTCCAGCCGTGA
- a CDS encoding VOC family protein translates to MKFASVRLVTADIERLVEFYQRLSGIEAVRLADGFAEMRFASTALAISSEHLIKLFNVGAATAAANQSAILEFEVEDVDMVFERMKASGKTIVMPATLMPWGNRSLLLRDPDGNLVNIFCRPVR, encoded by the coding sequence ATGAAGTTTGCATCGGTTCGACTGGTTACCGCAGATATTGAACGGCTGGTCGAGTTTTATCAGAGGCTGTCCGGGATCGAGGCTGTGCGGCTAGCCGATGGGTTTGCCGAAATGCGATTCGCGAGCACGGCCCTCGCGATTTCATCTGAGCACCTGATCAAGCTTTTCAATGTCGGAGCGGCCACTGCCGCAGCCAATCAATCGGCAATCCTGGAGTTCGAAGTGGAGGACGTCGACATGGTGTTCGAACGGATGAAAGCGTCCGGTAAAACCATCGTGATGCCGGCGACATTGATGCCTTGGGGCAATCGCTCGCTACTGCTGCGCGACCCGGATGGAAATCTCGTCAATATATTTTGTCGGCCCGTGCGTTGA
- a CDS encoding HNH endonuclease, with the protein MHWTGEHLRARVDGGANCKRNIVAACRVCNARRHHRKVARDPNEHRMYVQRCVDRGKWHAK; encoded by the coding sequence CTGCACTGGACAGGCGAGCATCTTCGTGCTCGGGTTGATGGGGGCGCGAATTGCAAGCGGAACATTGTTGCAGCCTGCCGAGTTTGTAATGCACGGCGACACCATAGAAAGGTCGCGCGCGATCCGAACGAACACAGGATGTATGTTCAGCGATGCGTGGATCGAGGAAAGTGGCATGCCAAATAG
- a CDS encoding helix-turn-helix transcriptional regulator, giving the protein MSRAERLLQLLQVLRRYRRPVSGQTLANELCVSTRTLYRDIASLQAQGALIEGAPGIGYVMKPGFMLPPIMFRSEELDALVLGMRWVADRCDETLSGGALGALAKIAAVLPAELRRELEESSLLVGAPLTRPAHTISPDLLRAAVRAELKLEITYVDGSGIQSRRVVWPFALVYFDQARVLMCWCELRADFRNFRSDRILSVEQKMERYPKRRSTLLREWRKLNQVASRTILPESDSMPQ; this is encoded by the coding sequence ATGTCCCGTGCAGAACGCCTCCTTCAACTCCTGCAAGTGTTACGTCGTTATCGACGTCCCGTGAGCGGCCAAACTCTTGCCAATGAGCTCTGCGTAAGCACTCGCACCTTGTACCGGGACATCGCCAGTTTGCAGGCCCAGGGCGCACTCATCGAGGGGGCGCCGGGCATTGGCTATGTGATGAAGCCGGGCTTCATGCTACCACCCATCATGTTCCGCTCGGAGGAACTCGATGCTTTGGTGCTTGGCATGCGCTGGGTGGCCGATCGCTGCGACGAGACGCTATCAGGGGGTGCGCTCGGCGCGCTTGCAAAGATAGCGGCCGTGCTGCCCGCCGAACTGCGCCGCGAGCTAGAGGAATCTTCGCTGCTGGTCGGCGCGCCGTTGACGAGACCTGCCCACACGATCTCGCCGGACCTGCTGCGTGCCGCGGTCCGTGCAGAGTTGAAGCTCGAGATTACCTACGTGGACGGCAGCGGCATTCAATCGCGGCGCGTCGTTTGGCCCTTTGCCCTGGTGTATTTCGACCAGGCACGGGTGCTGATGTGTTGGTGCGAGCTTCGAGCCGATTTTCGGAATTTCCGTTCGGATCGGATCTTGAGCGTCGAGCAAAAGATGGAGCGCTATCCCAAGCGGCGTTCCACTCTGCTTCGAGAATGGCGCAAACTCAATCAGGTCGCTAGTCGCACGATACTGCCAGAATCTGACAGCATGCCCCAGTAG
- a CDS encoding ABC transporter substrate-binding protein, which yields MRVLNRILSSIVLAASICSTTSAHADDHITILTSWYAQAEHGGFYQAQATGLYKKAGLDITIKMGGPQVNGMQLLVGGQADFILGYDFQVLSSVEAGIPVTTVAASFQFDPQGMLTHDDVKSLADLKGKTILVAGSGRTSWWPWLKEKYGYSDGQTRPYTFNIQPFFADANVAMQAYPSSETFQADRANVKTHFFLFADAGYPPYNTTIVGMKKTLAEKPDVVARFVKASMEGWKSYLANPAPGNALIKKDNPEMTDAQLAFGVAQLKKLKLVTGGDASTLGIGAMTDTRWKKTYDYMVGAKLLKASTDYKSAYTLQYIQNAKVMP from the coding sequence ATGCGTGTATTGAATCGCATCTTGAGCAGCATCGTTCTGGCCGCGAGTATTTGTTCGACGACATCGGCGCACGCCGACGATCACATCACCATCCTGACGAGCTGGTATGCGCAGGCCGAGCACGGCGGCTTCTATCAGGCGCAGGCCACGGGCCTCTACAAGAAAGCCGGGCTCGACATCACGATCAAGATGGGCGGCCCGCAGGTCAACGGTATGCAGTTGCTCGTCGGCGGCCAGGCTGATTTCATTCTCGGCTACGACTTCCAGGTGCTGTCGAGCGTCGAGGCGGGGATTCCTGTGACGACGGTCGCCGCCTCGTTCCAGTTCGACCCGCAAGGCATGCTCACGCACGACGACGTGAAGAGCCTCGCGGACCTCAAAGGCAAGACGATCCTCGTCGCGGGCTCCGGCCGCACGTCGTGGTGGCCTTGGCTCAAGGAGAAGTATGGCTATAGCGACGGTCAGACGCGTCCCTATACGTTCAACATCCAGCCGTTCTTCGCTGATGCGAACGTCGCGATGCAGGCGTATCCGTCATCCGAGACGTTCCAGGCCGATCGCGCGAACGTGAAAACGCACTTTTTCCTTTTTGCCGACGCCGGCTATCCGCCCTACAACACCACCATCGTCGGCATGAAGAAGACTCTTGCCGAGAAGCCCGATGTGGTCGCGCGCTTCGTGAAGGCGTCGATGGAAGGCTGGAAAAGCTATCTCGCCAATCCGGCGCCGGGCAACGCGCTCATCAAGAAGGACAATCCCGAGATGACTGATGCGCAGCTCGCGTTTGGCGTGGCGCAACTGAAGAAGCTGAAGCTCGTGACCGGCGGAGATGCATCGACGCTCGGCATCGGCGCGATGACCGACACGCGCTGGAAGAAGACTTACGACTACATGGTCGGCGCGAAGCTGCTCAAAGCGAGCACCGACTACAAGAGCGCCTATACGCTGCAGTACATCCAGAACGCGAAGGTCATGCCCTGA
- a CDS encoding ABC transporter ATP-binding protein, with protein sequence MSEDSKDTALAVQRIDKVYPNGTIALDDIRLTIGAGEFVSLLGPSGCGKSTLLKMFAGIETPTHGHMRWWGQPFSVVGSVGRRMSMVFQEATLMPWASIADNVRLPLDLAHVPRREADARVALALANVGLGDFGTVRPRELSGGMQMRASLARALVTEPDLLLLDEPFGALDEFTRNKLDADLRALWRKRGMTVVFVTHSIYEAVYLSGRVVVMQARPGRIIADVPIGGPAERDEAYRVSAPFMQHCKALSDLITDAHLASNEDRQVDTQGAQS encoded by the coding sequence ATGAGCGAAGACAGCAAAGACACGGCGCTCGCCGTCCAGCGTATCGACAAGGTCTATCCGAACGGCACGATCGCACTGGACGATATACGCCTCACCATCGGCGCGGGAGAATTCGTCTCGCTGCTCGGACCGTCGGGTTGTGGCAAGAGCACGCTGCTCAAGATGTTCGCCGGCATCGAGACACCCACGCACGGTCACATGCGGTGGTGGGGCCAGCCGTTCAGCGTCGTCGGATCGGTCGGGCGGCGCATGTCGATGGTGTTCCAGGAAGCCACGCTGATGCCCTGGGCGTCGATTGCCGACAACGTGCGCCTGCCACTCGACCTCGCGCACGTACCACGACGCGAAGCCGACGCGCGTGTCGCCCTTGCGCTCGCGAACGTCGGTCTTGGCGACTTCGGCACGGTGCGTCCGCGCGAGCTGTCGGGCGGGATGCAGATGCGTGCGTCGCTGGCACGGGCGCTCGTCACGGAACCCGACCTGCTGCTGCTCGACGAGCCATTCGGCGCGCTCGACGAATTCACCCGCAACAAGCTCGATGCTGATCTGCGCGCGCTCTGGAGGAAGCGCGGCATGACCGTGGTGTTCGTCACGCACAGCATCTACGAGGCGGTGTATCTGTCGGGACGCGTGGTTGTGATGCAGGCGCGGCCCGGGCGCATCATCGCCGACGTGCCGATCGGCGGGCCGGCCGAACGCGACGAAGCGTATCGCGTTTCGGCACCCTTCATGCAGCATTGCAAGGCGCTGTCGGACCTGATCACCGACGCGCATCTGGCATCGAATGAAGACAGGCAGGTCGATACCCAGGGAGCGCAATCATGA
- a CDS encoding UTRA domain-containing protein has protein sequence MSRSLEIDVGAPLLLTRRATRLDDDRVCEATVFRIRPERHEFVVTSGVEGKLAS, from the coding sequence ATGTCTCGAAGTCTCGAAATCGATGTCGGCGCGCCGCTGCTACTGACGCGGCGGGCGACGCGGCTGGACGACGATCGTGTCTGCGAGGCGACTGTCTTTCGCATCCGGCCAGAGCGGCATGAATTCGTCGTGACGAGCGGGGTCGAGGGAAAGCTCGCAAGTTGA
- a CDS encoding amidohydrolase family protein, translating into MSILIRNAAAIMTGGDGSAEEPARVDGPDIRIEGETIAAIGRLAPREGETIVDASDCVVYPAWVNTHHHLFQSLLKGDPSGLNASLTPWLAATPYRFRVLFDEKRFRLAARIGLIELMRSGCTTVADHNYLYYPGMPFDSSAILFDEADKLGLRFVLLRGGATRTRQLEAELPTALRPESLDAYLADIERLASTYHDASPRAMRRVAMAPTTVLYSISPHEMRETARVARRLGLRMHSHLSETVGYQDSAKAIHGATPVEFCGEYDWLGDDVWFAHLVKLDAREIALLAETGTGVAHCPQSNGRLGSGIAPVRQLADAGVRVSIGVDGAASNEAADMISEVHMAWLAQRARRGMAAQPVYRGGTFEGGADAASVEEVVHWGTAGGARVLGLEGVGRIASGYSADIAVYRLDDPRYFGLHDPAIGPVASGGRPTVAALFSAGRCVVKDDAVANVDLGELRRQALAEVSGILAEVA; encoded by the coding sequence ATGAGCATACTGATTCGCAATGCAGCGGCCATCATGACCGGTGGCGACGGCAGCGCCGAAGAACCGGCGCGCGTGGATGGACCGGACATCCGCATCGAAGGCGAGACGATCGCAGCGATTGGCAGGCTCGCGCCGCGCGAGGGCGAGACGATCGTCGATGCCTCCGATTGCGTGGTCTATCCGGCGTGGGTCAACACACATCATCATCTTTTCCAGTCGCTGCTCAAGGGCGATCCTTCGGGACTCAACGCCTCCCTCACGCCGTGGCTCGCCGCGACGCCGTATCGTTTTCGCGTACTCTTCGATGAGAAGCGCTTCCGCCTCGCTGCCCGCATCGGGTTGATCGAACTGATGCGCTCGGGATGCACGACGGTCGCGGACCACAACTACCTGTACTACCCGGGCATGCCGTTCGACAGTTCGGCGATTCTCTTCGACGAAGCGGACAAGCTCGGCCTGCGCTTCGTGCTGCTGCGCGGCGGTGCGACGCGCACGCGCCAGCTCGAAGCCGAGTTGCCGACCGCGCTTCGGCCTGAGTCGCTCGATGCATATCTCGCCGATATCGAGCGGCTGGCATCGACTTATCACGATGCATCACCGCGCGCGATGCGTCGTGTCGCGATGGCGCCGACCACCGTGCTCTATTCGATTTCGCCGCACGAGATGCGCGAGACCGCCCGCGTCGCGCGCAGGCTCGGCTTGAGGATGCACAGTCATCTGTCGGAGACGGTCGGCTATCAGGACAGCGCGAAGGCGATCCATGGTGCGACGCCCGTCGAGTTCTGCGGCGAATACGACTGGCTCGGCGACGATGTCTGGTTCGCGCATCTCGTCAAGCTCGATGCGCGCGAGATCGCGCTGCTCGCCGAGACTGGGACCGGGGTCGCGCATTGTCCGCAATCGAACGGGCGGCTCGGCAGCGGCATCGCGCCGGTGCGCCAGCTGGCGGACGCGGGCGTGCGAGTGTCGATCGGCGTCGATGGCGCGGCGTCCAACGAAGCCGCCGACATGATCTCCGAGGTCCACATGGCGTGGCTCGCGCAGCGCGCGCGGCGCGGCATGGCGGCGCAACCTGTCTATCGCGGCGGCACGTTCGAAGGCGGCGCCGACGCCGCTTCGGTGGAAGAAGTCGTGCACTGGGGGACGGCGGGTGGCGCGCGCGTGCTTGGGCTCGAAGGCGTCGGGCGAATTGCGTCGGGCTACTCGGCCGATATCGCCGTGTACCGGCTCGACGATCCCCGCTACTTCGGTCTGCACGATCCAGCGATCGGACCGGTGGCGTCGGGCGGACGGCCGACGGTCGCGGCACTATTCTCGGCGGGACGCTGCGTGGTGAAGGACGATGCCGTGGCGAATGTCGATCTCGGCGAACTGCGACGGCAAGCGCTGGCCGAGGTCAGCGGCATACTGGCAGAAGTGGCGTAA
- a CDS encoding FAD-linked oxidase C-terminal domain-containing protein encodes MQQTGGPISAEHGIGVLKRPYLACTRSDAEISLMRRLKIALDPKHILNPGEVL; translated from the coding sequence ATGCAACAAACGGGCGGACCGATTTCGGCGGAGCACGGAATCGGCGTGCTGAAACGCCCCTACCTCGCCTGCACGCGCAGCGATGCTGAAATAAGCCTGATGCGTCGGCTCAAGATAGCGCTCGATCCCAAGCATATCCTGAATCCCGGCGAAGTGCTGTGA